The Gracilimonas sp. genome includes a region encoding these proteins:
- a CDS encoding DUF5916 domain-containing protein, with translation MRVIFISLFFICSTLSVLGQDQISVPPPSSFEVTATYVETAPYIDGNLDDVTWENIPPITQFTQVWPEDGAPATEDTEVRIAYDRENLYFAFRFYDENPEGIKARNLERGGRNSRDDHAYIGLDTYMDGRNAYLFEANALGTQDDALITDERLDYGGFSWDAVFITETKIDDKGWTLEVAIPFRQLRFPDEEELEFGLMLSRTIIRKNERVLWPAIGQEYGGYNGVRSAVSQYGVLKGIKNVRQGNNIELKPYVISGAQEIRPDLQNEQTNTDYTYDIGGDLKWGISSNLTLDMTVNTDFAQVESDNVQLNLSRFSLFFPEKREFFLERAGLFEHGNTRSTQTFFSRRIGLTDQILTGARVTGQAGRLSYGLMNIETGSEMSNLFGSQSANNTVARLQATVLPRATVGTIFTNVEEINGGYNRALGFDGNYRFWSASEVRTWYTQVWDDVSGLNDNAGHASLQLDNDTYSGGFAYTHVGRNYNPALGFVRRRDIRQYSGSLGYNPTVQSDVLKQLARFNFSSSYSYIEGQDGIKQSSELGGSAALEFVNNQNIRLQASQQFERLFEFFDIRPDAIIPAGNYTFNRFSLSGESDESNRLYSSAGIATGGFYDGTRTDFEFEIGFRFSRHFTMDAGIDHSIIDLPIPNGEFEATTVSTDFSTAVSRKLFAKALIQYDNFSRDIQANIRINWIHTPGSDLFLVFNTSYHLTGDNEMLFDPKKNVIMNSQAAVVKLTYLIML, from the coding sequence ATGAGAGTAATCTTTATTAGCCTATTTTTTATTTGCAGTACATTATCTGTATTGGGACAGGATCAAATATCAGTCCCTCCACCAAGCAGTTTTGAAGTAACTGCAACTTATGTAGAAACGGCTCCTTACATAGATGGAAACCTGGATGACGTAACCTGGGAAAACATTCCACCCATAACTCAATTCACTCAAGTTTGGCCGGAAGACGGTGCACCGGCTACAGAAGATACAGAAGTACGCATCGCCTACGATCGTGAAAACCTCTACTTTGCTTTTCGTTTTTATGATGAAAACCCCGAAGGTATTAAAGCCAGAAATCTGGAGAGGGGCGGTCGCAACAGCCGTGACGATCATGCTTATATCGGACTAGATACATATATGGATGGACGTAACGCTTATCTATTTGAGGCCAATGCGTTAGGAACTCAGGATGATGCGCTGATTACGGATGAAAGGCTGGATTATGGTGGTTTTTCATGGGATGCTGTATTTATCACCGAAACCAAAATTGATGATAAAGGCTGGACCCTGGAAGTGGCTATTCCATTCCGACAGCTTCGCTTTCCTGATGAAGAAGAGCTGGAGTTTGGCCTTATGCTTTCCCGCACCATTATACGCAAGAATGAACGTGTGCTTTGGCCGGCCATTGGACAAGAGTATGGAGGATATAATGGTGTGCGATCCGCAGTTTCTCAGTATGGAGTTTTAAAAGGAATAAAGAATGTGCGACAGGGAAATAACATCGAGCTAAAGCCCTATGTGATTTCAGGGGCACAAGAAATTCGTCCCGATCTGCAAAATGAACAAACCAATACTGACTATACCTACGACATCGGAGGGGATTTGAAGTGGGGTATTTCTTCTAATCTCACACTCGACATGACTGTAAACACTGACTTTGCGCAGGTTGAATCAGACAATGTGCAACTCAACCTTTCGCGATTTAGCCTCTTCTTCCCTGAAAAAAGGGAATTCTTTCTGGAAAGAGCTGGCCTTTTTGAGCATGGAAACACGCGTTCAACCCAAACCTTCTTCTCTCGCAGAATCGGACTTACTGACCAAATCTTAACTGGTGCGAGAGTTACCGGACAAGCTGGCCGCCTTTCTTATGGGCTCATGAATATTGAAACCGGCTCAGAAATGAGTAATTTATTTGGAAGTCAGTCTGCAAATAATACCGTAGCCCGGCTTCAGGCAACCGTTTTACCACGCGCAACAGTCGGTACTATTTTTACTAATGTTGAAGAAATTAACGGGGGGTATAACCGGGCATTAGGTTTTGATGGTAACTATCGTTTTTGGAGCGCAAGCGAGGTTCGGACCTGGTATACTCAGGTTTGGGATGATGTTTCAGGATTAAACGATAACGCCGGCCATGCCAGCCTTCAGTTAGACAACGATACTTATTCAGGTGGTTTTGCTTATACGCATGTTGGTCGCAACTATAACCCGGCTTTGGGCTTTGTACGCCGAAGAGATATTAGGCAATATTCAGGAAGCCTTGGGTATAATCCCACTGTCCAGTCCGACGTACTTAAGCAATTGGCACGGTTCAATTTTAGCTCCAGTTATTCTTACATAGAAGGACAGGATGGCATTAAACAATCTTCTGAACTTGGAGGATCGGCAGCACTCGAATTTGTTAACAATCAAAATATTCGGCTGCAAGCCAGTCAACAATTTGAGCGACTATTTGAGTTTTTTGATATTCGCCCTGATGCAATTATCCCAGCTGGTAATTACACTTTTAATCGATTTTCTCTGAGCGGAGAGTCCGACGAAAGTAATCGCTTATACAGTTCGGCTGGCATTGCTACCGGTGGGTTCTACGACGGTACCAGAACAGATTTTGAGTTCGAGATTGGCTTCCGCTTTTCTCGTCATTTCACTATGGATGCCGGTATCGATCATTCCATCATTGATCTTCCTATTCCTAACGGTGAGTTTGAAGCAACCACAGTATCAACCGATTTTTCCACGGCTGTAAGCCGAAAGCTTTTTGCAAAAGCCCTGATCCAATACGATAACTTTTCCAGAGATATTCAGGCAAATATCAGAATTAACTGGATTCATACACCAGGCAGCGATCTCTTTCTTGTGTTCAACACCTCTTACCACTTAACGGGAGATAATGAGATGCTCTTTGACCCAAAAAAGAATGTGATCATGAATAGTCAGGCCGCCGTGGTTAAGCTGACGTATTTGATTATGCTTTGA
- a CDS encoding M1 family metallopeptidase, whose amino-acid sequence MKQLLSFLLVTLLTFSTLNAQNRTYWQQHVDYTMEIDVDAENHQYSGKQTLVYTNNSPDVLNRVYYHLYFNAFQPGSMMDVRSRTIADPDQRVGSRILGLSEDEIGYQRVNSLTQDGKPVEYTTDGTILVVELNKPIQPGATTTFRMEWDAQVPLQIRRSGWNNAEGVEFSMSQWYPKLSEYDFQGWHPNPYVGREFHGVFGNFDVKISIDKDYVLGGTGVLQNPNEIGYGYEEEGAEVNRPRGDKMTWHFKAENVIDFFWGADPDFKHVTAQVPDGPKLHFLYQQPAVVEGATDEENARYTQNWEQLVDYTIRAFEYANENFGEYPYPQYTNLQGGDGGMEYPMGTLITGSRSLGSLVGVMVHEMYHSWYQNVLATNESLLEWMDEGFTVFASSETMAHLFNREGGNVHAGSYRSYNYIVESGNEEPLTTHADHYNLNSAYGVAAYSKGAVFLNQLEYIIGKEDFRNGMLNYHKEWKMKHPTALDFLSIMEKESGMILDWYYEYFVQTTKTIDYGITSVIGDENRTAVKIDRIDLMPMPLDVVVEYEDGSSELFYIPMRIMRGEKPNETDMKRTVLRDWPWVEPSYTMTINKPASTIKSVTIDPSQRLADINQENNSFNVSEMLND is encoded by the coding sequence ATGAAACAGCTACTATCTTTTTTATTGGTCACCTTGCTGACCTTTTCAACATTAAACGCACAAAACCGAACTTACTGGCAGCAACATGTTGATTACACCATGGAAATTGACGTCGATGCTGAAAACCATCAGTATTCAGGGAAACAGACATTGGTTTATACCAACAACTCGCCTGATGTTTTGAATCGGGTCTATTATCACCTGTACTTTAATGCGTTTCAGCCAGGCAGCATGATGGATGTACGTTCACGCACCATCGCCGACCCAGATCAAAGAGTAGGTAGTCGCATACTAGGATTATCTGAGGATGAAATAGGATATCAGCGGGTTAATTCATTAACACAGGATGGCAAGCCGGTTGAATACACCACAGACGGCACCATTTTAGTGGTTGAATTAAACAAGCCCATTCAACCCGGAGCTACAACCACTTTCAGAATGGAGTGGGATGCTCAGGTTCCTCTTCAAATCCGCCGATCTGGCTGGAATAATGCGGAAGGTGTGGAATTCTCCATGAGTCAGTGGTACCCGAAACTTTCTGAGTATGATTTCCAGGGATGGCATCCAAATCCCTATGTTGGGCGTGAGTTTCACGGTGTATTTGGCAATTTTGATGTCAAGATTTCTATCGACAAAGACTATGTGTTAGGCGGAACCGGTGTCCTGCAAAACCCAAATGAAATCGGGTATGGATACGAGGAAGAAGGCGCTGAAGTCAACCGCCCCCGCGGCGACAAGATGACCTGGCACTTTAAAGCTGAAAATGTAATCGATTTTTTCTGGGGAGCCGATCCTGACTTCAAACATGTGACTGCCCAGGTTCCTGACGGACCTAAACTTCACTTTTTATATCAGCAGCCAGCTGTTGTTGAGGGTGCTACTGACGAGGAGAATGCTCGGTATACTCAGAACTGGGAGCAACTGGTTGATTATACCATACGAGCCTTTGAATATGCCAACGAAAACTTCGGTGAATATCCCTATCCTCAGTACACCAACCTGCAGGGTGGTGATGGCGGCATGGAATATCCTATGGGAACATTGATTACCGGCAGCAGAAGTCTTGGCAGCCTGGTTGGTGTGATGGTGCACGAAATGTATCACAGCTGGTACCAAAATGTACTGGCTACCAACGAAAGTTTACTCGAGTGGATGGATGAAGGTTTTACCGTTTTTGCCTCTTCCGAAACCATGGCTCATCTGTTTAACCGAGAGGGAGGAAATGTTCACGCAGGTTCATACCGAAGCTATAATTACATTGTAGAAAGCGGAAACGAAGAACCATTAACCACTCATGCCGACCATTACAATCTTAATTCTGCCTATGGAGTTGCGGCCTATTCCAAAGGAGCCGTTTTCCTGAATCAGCTGGAATACATCATTGGAAAAGAAGACTTCCGAAACGGAATGTTGAATTATCATAAAGAGTGGAAAATGAAGCACCCGACTGCGCTCGACTTCCTCAGCATTATGGAGAAAGAATCGGGTATGATTCTGGATTGGTACTACGAATATTTCGTTCAAACCACCAAAACCATCGACTACGGAATTACTTCTGTAATTGGAGATGAAAACAGAACAGCTGTTAAAATTGATCGCATCGACTTAATGCCCATGCCACTCGATGTTGTGGTTGAGTATGAGGATGGAAGCAGTGAATTGTTCTATATCCCCATGCGCATAATGCGGGGTGAAAAGCCTAATGAAACCGATATGAAGCGAACGGTATTAAGAGATTGGCCATGGGTTGAACCAAGTTATACCATGACCATCAATAAGCCCGCTTCAACTATTAAATCGGTTACCATAGATCCTTCTCAGCGACTGGCAGACATTAATCAGGAAAACAATTCTTTTAATGTCTCAGAAATGCTGAACGATTAA
- a CDS encoding ice-binding family protein: MIAFTTVVIAGMLVTSCSNDNNPTGGNGDIDIPIQTTSQAMVNLNSAGNYVILAGSEISNIPTSAITGNIGISPASASFITGFSMVYTAGDAQSTSAQVTGNLYASDYAAPTPAILTTAQGDLTTAYNNAAGRTSTDIVLISGNIGGLTLTPGLYKSSGSLEISSGDVTFDAKGNANAVFIIQIASTLNTTSGRKVILAGGAKAANIFWQVGTSATLGTTSVFKGTIMADQSISLGTGASIEGRLLARIAAVTIEGNTIVTPAS, from the coding sequence ATGATAGCTTTTACCACCGTGGTAATAGCCGGAATGCTTGTAACAAGCTGCTCGAACGACAACAACCCAACAGGTGGAAATGGCGATATCGACATACCCATCCAAACAACTTCACAAGCGATGGTGAATCTTAATTCCGCTGGGAACTATGTAATCCTTGCTGGTTCGGAAATTTCCAACATTCCTACCTCCGCCATTACCGGAAATATCGGGATTAGCCCTGCCTCCGCTTCGTTCATCACCGGATTCTCAATGGTTTATACCGCCGGCGATGCTCAGTCAACTTCCGCACAAGTAACCGGGAATTTATATGCATCAGATTATGCAGCTCCAACTCCGGCTATATTAACTACCGCCCAGGGTGATCTGACCACAGCCTACAACAATGCTGCCGGCAGAACGTCAACCGATATCGTCCTCATTTCAGGCAATATTGGTGGACTGACCCTTACTCCGGGACTTTACAAATCAAGCGGTTCGCTGGAAATTTCTTCCGGTGATGTTACTTTTGATGCTAAAGGAAATGCCAATGCAGTTTTTATCATTCAAATAGCTTCTACTTTAAATACAACCTCAGGCCGAAAAGTGATTTTAGCCGGTGGCGCAAAAGCAGCTAATATTTTCTGGCAAGTTGGAACCTCTGCCACGCTTGGAACCACTTCCGTTTTTAAAGGAACCATTATGGCTGACCAATCCATTTCGCTGGGTACCGGCGCAAGTATTGAGGGCCGACTTTTAGCGCGTATTGCTGCCGTAACTATCGAAGGCAATACCATTGTAACCCCTGCTTCTTAA
- a CDS encoding response regulator transcription factor, translated as MDKTRLLIIEDNRLIREGLAEMFKNQEKLEVEAGSGDQEKLDQEIDRFKPHVILLNSALQRQYSLEVVQRVTERSPVTKTVVMGLALSMDEINEFMDAGATGFILKDATPQKFIKTITAVAKGEIVLPLHYTDLLLSHIVSNTIVKEKITPGESVQITQFELQLLKLLSEGLSDEELGEKLSVTPESVKFHIHNIKQNLYLFSLLDSRPD; from the coding sequence ATGGACAAGACCAGGCTGCTTATCATTGAGGATAATAGGCTGATTCGTGAAGGCTTGGCTGAAATGTTTAAGAATCAGGAAAAACTGGAAGTGGAAGCCGGTTCCGGAGATCAAGAAAAATTAGATCAAGAGATAGATCGGTTTAAGCCACACGTAATTCTTTTGAATTCAGCGTTACAAAGGCAGTATAGTTTGGAGGTTGTGCAACGGGTAACTGAAAGATCTCCCGTTACAAAAACAGTGGTGATGGGCCTCGCTCTATCAATGGATGAAATCAATGAATTTATGGATGCCGGAGCTACCGGATTTATCCTAAAAGATGCGACACCGCAGAAATTCATCAAAACAATAACGGCCGTAGCCAAAGGTGAAATTGTGCTTCCCTTGCATTATACCGATTTACTACTGTCTCATATAGTGAGCAATACGATAGTAAAGGAAAAAATTACACCCGGGGAATCGGTTCAAATCACTCAATTTGAATTACAACTGCTCAAACTATTAAGTGAAGGGTTAAGCGATGAAGAACTTGGGGAAAAGCTGTCTGTCACTCCTGAAAGTGTAAAATTCCACATTCATAACATTAAACAAAACCTCTACCTCTTTTCTCTTTTGGATTCTCGTCCTGATTGA
- a CDS encoding ice-binding family protein, whose translation MKTKNETLKNTFTISKLIPQTSRLLGLSFVMALMLFSTALTQPAVPELSAPADSAISQPQNLTLSWNASAEADSYTLQVSENENFSGTVFNESDLLDTVKLVSGLDLNTAYYWRVSATNVDGTSAFSSQRIFTTWESVPTSPDSVNLGTAGNYVLLAKTAISTVPASVITGDVGISPAAETYITGFNLTDATGYATSPQITGKVYASDMASPTPSNLTTAVSDMETAFTDAAGRVTPDFVELHVGDLGGKTLIPGLYKWGNTVIVPTSFEINGDENSIWIFQIAGDLTVSSDINVILAGGAQAKNIFWQVSGEVNIGTNAHFEGIILSMTAINLNTGASLNGRALAQSAITLDQNTITQPNFTVVTSIGGTENSLPAEFTLSQNYPNPFNPSTVIGYQVPVNTDVRLEVFNMLGQSVALLVNEQKTAGSYTVTFDASAFSSGIYIYRIYSTGFNQTRKMLLIK comes from the coding sequence ATGAAAACCAAAAACGAAACCTTAAAAAACACTTTTACTATCTCTAAACTAATACCTCAAACTTCACGCCTTCTGGGCCTGAGCTTTGTGATGGCCCTAATGCTGTTCTCAACTGCACTGACACAACCGGCGGTTCCTGAATTATCAGCCCCGGCAGATTCTGCAATTAGTCAGCCTCAAAACCTAACCCTGAGCTGGAATGCCTCAGCCGAAGCAGATTCTTATACCTTACAAGTATCAGAAAATGAAAATTTTAGCGGCACGGTTTTTAATGAATCTGACCTTTTAGATACTGTGAAGTTAGTCTCAGGCTTGGATCTTAACACTGCCTATTACTGGCGTGTAAGTGCAACTAATGTTGACGGTACCAGTGCTTTTTCAAGCCAACGGATTTTTACAACATGGGAATCCGTCCCAACAAGCCCTGATTCTGTAAATCTTGGAACAGCCGGTAATTATGTATTGCTGGCAAAGACAGCCATTTCAACTGTACCTGCGTCTGTCATTACAGGCGATGTTGGGATTAGCCCGGCAGCAGAAACGTATATAACAGGTTTTAATCTGACTGACGCTACCGGCTATGCAACTTCACCACAAATAACCGGAAAAGTGTACGCCTCTGATATGGCAAGTCCAACGCCATCTAACCTTACTACAGCTGTAAGTGACATGGAAACAGCGTTCACTGATGCCGCCGGTCGTGTCACTCCTGATTTTGTTGAGTTACATGTTGGCGATTTAGGCGGAAAAACCCTTATCCCTGGTTTATACAAATGGGGTAACACGGTAATAGTCCCAACAAGTTTTGAAATTAATGGTGATGAGAATTCAATCTGGATCTTTCAGATTGCCGGAGACCTTACTGTAAGTTCAGACATTAATGTAATCTTAGCCGGTGGAGCGCAGGCCAAAAATATATTCTGGCAGGTATCCGGTGAAGTAAATATTGGTACAAATGCACATTTTGAAGGTATCATCCTGTCTATGACGGCTATTAACCTGAACACAGGTGCAAGCTTAAACGGACGTGCATTAGCACAAAGTGCCATTACCTTAGACCAAAACACGATTACTCAGCCTAACTTTACAGTGGTAACCAGTATTGGCGGAACAGAAAATTCATTACCAGCAGAGTTCACTCTTTCACAGAATTACCCGAATCCATTCAACCCTTCAACAGTGATCGGTTACCAGGTTCCGGTAAATACAGATGTTCGCCTTGAAGTATTCAACATGCTGGGACAAAGCGTGGCATTATTGGTGAATGAGCAAAAGACGGCCGGTTCATATACCGTCACTTTTGATGCTTCTGCATTTTCAAGTGGAATCTATATCTATCGCATTTATTCTACCGGCTTCAATCAAACCAGAAAAATGTTGCTGATCAAATAA
- a CDS encoding malic enzyme-like NAD(P)-binding protein, with translation MSKKDYAKLAIEAHQKHKGKISIEPKMPLETKDDLSIAYTPGVARPCEEIAADKEKAYNYTAKGNMVAVVSDGSAVLGLGNIGPEASLPVMEGKSVLFKKFANVDAFPIVLDTQDTDEIIQTVKMIAPGFGGINLEDISAPRCFEIERRLKEELNIPVFHDDQHGTAIVTLAGMYNAMRLTGKKLEDLYVVVNGSGAAGVAIVNLLFEAGVKDVVMCDSRGIIQKDRTDLNDTKKRMAEITNKGQRSGQLEDAMSGSDVFIGVSVPGVLTQEMVKSMNKDPMIFAMSNPVPEIMPEEAKAAGAAIIATGRSDFPNQINNVLAFPGIFRGALDARITNLTTKMFITAAKAIADCVEDLSADKIIPSPFDVRVPQQVAKAIKESAG, from the coding sequence ATGTCTAAAAAAGACTACGCCAAGCTAGCTATTGAAGCCCATCAGAAGCATAAGGGAAAAATTTCCATCGAGCCCAAGATGCCTCTTGAAACTAAAGATGATCTTAGCATTGCCTATACCCCTGGAGTAGCCAGGCCTTGTGAAGAAATCGCAGCAGATAAGGAAAAAGCTTACAATTACACCGCCAAAGGAAACATGGTAGCTGTAGTAAGCGATGGATCAGCCGTTCTTGGTTTGGGGAATATCGGCCCCGAAGCTTCACTTCCGGTTATGGAAGGAAAATCCGTGCTGTTTAAAAAGTTTGCCAATGTAGATGCATTTCCCATCGTACTTGATACACAAGATACCGATGAGATCATCCAAACGGTGAAAATGATCGCCCCGGGGTTTGGGGGAATCAATCTGGAGGATATTTCGGCTCCCCGTTGTTTTGAGATTGAACGACGGCTAAAAGAAGAATTGAACATTCCCGTTTTTCATGATGACCAGCATGGAACCGCCATCGTTACCCTGGCAGGAATGTATAATGCTATGAGGTTGACCGGCAAAAAGCTTGAAGATCTTTATGTTGTAGTGAATGGCTCTGGTGCAGCAGGTGTAGCTATTGTGAACCTGCTATTCGAAGCGGGCGTTAAAGACGTTGTAATGTGTGACAGCCGGGGAATTATCCAGAAAGACCGAACCGATTTGAATGATACCAAAAAACGCATGGCTGAAATAACCAACAAAGGCCAGCGAAGTGGCCAGCTTGAAGACGCAATGTCTGGCAGTGATGTTTTTATAGGAGTTTCGGTGCCCGGTGTATTGACTCAGGAAATGGTGAAATCCATGAATAAAGACCCGATGATTTTTGCCATGTCAAACCCTGTTCCTGAGATCATGCCAGAAGAAGCCAAAGCTGCCGGAGCTGCAATCATAGCCACGGGTCGGTCCGACTTCCCTAACCAAATCAATAACGTATTGGCTTTCCCCGGGATATTTCGCGGAGCACTGGATGCCCGTATTACCAACCTGACTACCAAGATGTTCATCACCGCCGCTAAAGCTATTGCTGATTGCGTAGAAGATCTTTCCGCTGATAAAATCATCCCAAGTCCATTTGATGTACGGGTTCCTCAACAAGTAGCAAAAGCCATTAAAGAGAGCGCTGGATAA
- a CDS encoding response regulator transcription factor — protein sequence MKKIRLLIIEDNRLLREGLTEVLKKESDFEVIAALQTDEKMLSKIQTSNIDVVLLDLGLQSYDSLDIVKLFRKNDTDVKVVLMGLFATHSEVLDFVECGVKGFILKNATVDDFLTTIRAVARGEKVLPAYLTDSLFAQIVEQSLNGPEGEKKILDSVQMTQREKEVIELIADGLTNKEIAQKLYISPHTIKSHVHNILEKLTLHSRLQIAKYAHDKESSATND from the coding sequence ATGAAAAAAATCCGGTTACTTATAATTGAAGATAATCGCTTGCTTCGGGAGGGCCTCACGGAAGTCTTGAAGAAAGAGTCCGATTTTGAGGTAATTGCTGCTCTTCAAACGGATGAAAAAATGCTGTCCAAAATTCAAACCTCAAACATTGATGTAGTATTGCTCGATTTAGGCTTGCAGAGTTATGACAGTTTAGACATTGTAAAGCTGTTTCGGAAAAATGACACAGATGTGAAGGTAGTTTTGATGGGCCTTTTTGCGACTCATTCCGAGGTCTTAGACTTTGTGGAATGTGGGGTGAAGGGGTTTATTCTAAAAAATGCAACAGTTGATGATTTTTTAACCACAATCCGTGCAGTAGCAAGGGGTGAAAAAGTATTGCCTGCTTACCTTACGGATTCGCTGTTTGCACAGATTGTAGAACAATCTCTAAATGGGCCGGAGGGAGAGAAAAAAATTCTCGATTCAGTGCAAATGACTCAAAGAGAAAAAGAAGTTATTGAATTAATTGCAGACGGCCTTACAAATAAAGAAATAGCTCAAAAATTATACATCTCTCCCCATACCATAAAAAGCCATGTGCATAATATTCTTGAGAAACTAACCCTCCACAGTCGGCTGCAAATTGCAAAATATGCCCACGATAAAGAATCATCTGCCACAAATGATTAA